From a single Nissabacter sp. SGAir0207 genomic region:
- the proQ gene encoding RNA chaperone ProQ — MENQPKLNSSKEVIAYLAERFPLCFTAEGEARPLKIGIFQDLVERVQAEENLSKTQLRSALRLYTSSWRYLYGVKVGAQRVDLDGNPCGELEEQHVEHARKQLEEAKARVQAQRAEQQAKRREAAAANGEAPEARRPRPAGKKPAPRRDNAAAQEPRKPRQPRPQQAKAPRAERQDSPARQTAPVTDISKLQIGQEIKVRAGKSAMDATVLEIAKDGVRVQLSSGLAMIVRAEHLQF; from the coding sequence ATGGAAAATCAACCTAAGTTGAACAGTAGTAAAGAAGTCATCGCCTATTTGGCTGAGCGGTTCCCGCTCTGTTTCACCGCCGAAGGCGAAGCGCGCCCATTAAAGATCGGCATTTTTCAGGATCTGGTGGAGCGCGTCCAAGCTGAGGAGAACCTGAGCAAGACGCAACTGCGCTCTGCCCTGCGCCTCTACACCTCGAGCTGGCGTTATCTGTACGGCGTCAAAGTCGGCGCGCAGCGCGTAGACCTTGACGGCAACCCGTGCGGTGAGCTGGAAGAGCAGCACGTCGAGCACGCGCGTAAGCAGCTGGAAGAGGCGAAAGCTCGCGTCCAGGCCCAGCGCGCCGAGCAGCAGGCCAAGCGCCGCGAAGCCGCCGCCGCTAACGGGGAAGCCCCGGAAGCGCGCCGTCCGCGCCCAGCGGGGAAAAAGCCTGCGCCGCGCCGTGACAACGCCGCTGCCCAGGAGCCTCGCAAGCCGCGCCAGCCGCGTCCTCAGCAGGCCAAAGCGCCACGTGCTGAACGCCAGGATAGCCCGGCCCGCCAAACGGCGCCCGTCACCGATATCTCGAAACTGCAAATTGGCCAAGAGATCAAAGTCCGTGCTGGTAAGAGCGCGATGGACGCAACCGTATTGGAAATTGCCAAAGACGGTGTCCGTGTGCAGCTCTCTTCCGGTCTCGCGATGATCGTGCGCGCAGAACACTTGCAGTTCTGA
- a CDS encoding MFS transporter encodes MTATQADGLPVPQRYGAILAIALGITVSVLDSAIANVALPTIAHDLNASPAASIWIVNAYQLAITISLLSLSSLGDILGYRRIYQAGLLVFSLTSLLCALSDSLTTLTIARILQGFGAAAIMSVNTALIRIIYPQRYLGRGMGINALIVAVSSAAGPTVAAGILSFASWPWLFAINLPIGLLALLLGLKFLPANSRSQGQKFDLVSAILNALTFGLLISALSGFAQGQSLLLTLGELVALAVVGVIFVRRQLGQPFPLLPVDLLRIPIFALSLGTSICSFSAQMLAFVSLPFFLQTVVGRDEVATGLLLTPWPLATMVLAPIAGRLVERYHAGLLGGIGLAVFASGLVSLALLPDNPSDLDIIWRMIICGAGFGLFQSPNNHTIISAAPRNRSGGASGMLGTARLLGQTTGAALVALMFNLFDHNGTHASLLLAGTLAAGGAVVSFLRMTQPGTAAKGPSPRA; translated from the coding sequence ATGACCGCAACCCAAGCTGACGGCCTGCCCGTCCCCCAACGTTATGGCGCGATCCTGGCGATTGCGCTGGGCATCACCGTGTCCGTGCTGGATAGTGCCATCGCCAACGTGGCGCTGCCGACCATCGCCCATGACCTGAATGCCAGCCCGGCCGCCTCTATCTGGATCGTGAACGCCTACCAGCTGGCCATCACCATCTCCCTGCTCTCCCTCTCGTCACTGGGAGACATCCTTGGCTACCGGCGCATCTATCAGGCGGGATTGCTGGTGTTCAGCCTTACCTCGCTGCTTTGCGCGCTCTCAGACTCTCTGACCACCCTGACCATCGCCCGTATCCTACAGGGGTTTGGCGCGGCGGCCATCATGAGCGTCAATACCGCGCTGATTCGCATTATCTACCCGCAGCGCTATTTGGGGCGCGGCATGGGCATCAATGCGCTGATCGTCGCGGTCTCCTCCGCCGCCGGGCCAACGGTGGCCGCTGGCATCCTCTCCTTCGCCTCCTGGCCCTGGCTGTTCGCCATCAACCTGCCGATTGGCCTGCTGGCGTTGCTGCTGGGGCTGAAGTTCCTGCCAGCCAACAGCCGTAGTCAGGGGCAGAAATTCGATCTGGTCAGCGCTATCCTGAATGCCCTGACCTTCGGCCTGCTGATCAGCGCGCTGAGCGGCTTTGCCCAAGGGCAGAGCCTGCTGCTGACGTTGGGCGAGTTAGTGGCGCTGGCGGTGGTGGGCGTGATTTTTGTCCGTCGCCAGCTGGGCCAGCCCTTCCCGTTGCTGCCGGTTGACCTGCTGCGCATCCCGATTTTTGCCCTGTCACTGGGGACGTCGATCTGCTCCTTTAGCGCGCAGATGCTGGCGTTTGTCTCGCTGCCGTTCTTCTTGCAGACGGTGGTGGGACGTGATGAGGTGGCGACCGGGCTGCTGCTGACGCCCTGGCCGCTGGCGACCATGGTGCTGGCGCCCATCGCGGGCCGACTGGTGGAGCGTTACCACGCCGGGCTGCTGGGGGGAATTGGTCTGGCGGTGTTCGCCTCGGGCCTTGTCTCACTGGCGCTCCTGCCGGACAACCCCAGCGATCTGGACATCATCTGGCGGATGATAATCTGCGGTGCGGGCTTCGGGCTGTTCCAATCCCCGAACAACCACACCATCATCAGCGCCGCACCGCGCAACCGCAGTGGCGGCGCCAGCGGTATGCTCGGCACTGCCCGCCTGCTCGGCCAGACCACCGGGGCGGCGCTGGTGGCGCTGATGTTCAACCTGTTTGACCACAACGGCACCCACGCCTCGCTGTTGTTGGCCGGTACGCTGGCCGCGGGTGGCGCGGTAGTGAGTTTCCTGCGCATGACCCAACCTGGCACGGCGGCCAAAGGCCCCTCGCCACGCGCATAA
- the htpX gene encoding protease HtpX: protein MMRIALFLLTNLAVMVVFGLVLSLTGIQSSSAMGLMIMAGLFGFGGALVSLLMSKWMALRAVGGEVIEQPRNQTERWLMDTVRQQAQQAGIAMPQVAIYHAPDINAFATGARRDKSLVAVSTGLLQSMSQAEAEAVLAHEISHIANGDMVTMTLIQGVVNTFVIFISRMLAQVAAGFLGGNREEEGEGGNGNPLIYFAVATVLELVFGILASIITMWFSRHREFYADAGSAKLVGRDKMIAALQRLKTSHEPQEASSMMAFCINGKNKSLSELFMSHPPLDKRIEALRSGQYLK from the coding sequence ATGATGCGTATAGCGTTATTCCTGCTGACCAACCTGGCAGTCATGGTGGTCTTTGGGCTGGTGCTCAGCCTGACAGGGATCCAATCAAGCAGCGCCATGGGGTTGATGATCATGGCCGGGTTGTTTGGTTTCGGCGGCGCATTGGTTTCGCTGCTGATGTCCAAATGGATGGCGCTGCGCGCCGTTGGCGGCGAAGTGATTGAACAACCCCGCAACCAGACCGAGCGCTGGTTGATGGATACCGTGCGCCAGCAGGCGCAACAGGCGGGCATTGCGATGCCGCAGGTGGCGATTTACCATGCACCGGACATCAACGCCTTTGCCACGGGCGCCCGCCGCGACAAATCGCTGGTGGCCGTGAGTACCGGCCTGTTGCAGAGCATGAGCCAGGCCGAAGCGGAGGCCGTGCTGGCCCACGAGATCAGCCACATCGCCAACGGCGACATGGTGACCATGACCCTGATTCAGGGTGTGGTGAATACCTTCGTCATCTTCATCTCCCGTATGCTGGCGCAGGTGGCGGCAGGCTTCCTCGGCGGCAACCGTGAGGAGGAGGGCGAGGGTGGCAACGGCAACCCGCTGATCTACTTCGCTGTGGCAACCGTGCTGGAGCTGGTGTTTGGCATTTTGGCCAGCATCATCACCATGTGGTTCTCGCGCCACCGTGAGTTTTACGCCGATGCAGGCTCCGCGAAACTGGTGGGCCGTGACAAGATGATCGCCGCGTTGCAGCGTCTGAAGACCAGCCACGAGCCGCAGGAGGCAAGCAGCATGATGGCCTTCTGCATCAACGGCAAGAACAAGTCCTTGAGCGAGCTGTTCATGTCGCACCCGCCGCTGGATAAGCGCATTGAAGCACTGCGCAGCGGCCAGTACCTGAAGTAA
- the prc gene encoding carboxy terminal-processing peptidase, whose protein sequence is MNKFVRLTAVAGLLLAGASFANDAPVTLDTLPQLQQEPQDATVSERVTARFTRSHYRQFDLDSEFSAKIFDRYLNMLDFNHNVLMAADVAQFADKRGELGDELKTGKLETAYALFNLAQKRRFERFQYALTVLAKPMDFTGNDTIDLDRSKAPWPKDINELNSLWDAKVKYDELNLKLTGKDEKEIREILNKRYQFAIKRLAQSNSEDVFQLMMNAFAHEIDPHTNYLSPRNTEQFNTEMSLSLEGIGAVLQQDDDYTVINSMVPGGPAAKSKNITVGDRVVGVGQSGKPMVDVIGWRLDDVVALIKGPKGSKVRLEILPAGKGTKTRTVTLTRERIRLEDRAVKMTVKNVGKEKVAVMDIPGFYVGLTDDVKVQLQKMEKQHVNSLVIDLRTNGGGALTEAVSLSGLFIPSGPVVQVRDNNGKVREDSDTDGVVYYKGPLVVLVDRFSASASEIFAAAMQDYGRALIVGEPTFGKGTVQQYRSLNRIYDQMLRPEWPALGSVQYTIQKFYRVNGGSTQRKGVTPDILMPTGVEAADTGEAFEDNALPWDSINAATYSKTGDMKPFVPELLKAHNDRIAKDPEFQSIAQDIEKYKATKDKRDIVSLNFAQREKENQEDDATRLTRINERFKREGKKPLKSLDDLPKDYQQPDPYLDETAHIALDLAGELKTSDQTTAAK, encoded by the coding sequence ATGAACAAATTTGTCAGATTGACCGCGGTAGCGGGGCTGTTGCTGGCGGGCGCAAGCTTTGCCAATGACGCACCCGTGACCCTGGATACGCTTCCGCAGCTCCAGCAGGAGCCGCAGGATGCCACCGTCAGCGAACGCGTGACGGCCCGTTTTACCCGCTCCCACTATCGCCAGTTTGACCTGGACAGTGAATTCTCCGCCAAAATTTTTGATCGCTACCTCAATATGCTGGACTTCAACCACAATGTGTTGATGGCCGCGGATGTGGCGCAATTTGCGGACAAGCGGGGCGAGCTGGGCGACGAGCTAAAAACCGGCAAGCTCGAGACCGCCTATGCCCTGTTCAACCTGGCGCAGAAACGCCGGTTCGAACGCTTCCAATATGCTTTGACGGTGTTGGCCAAACCGATGGACTTCACCGGCAATGACACCATTGACCTCGACCGCAGCAAAGCGCCGTGGCCGAAGGATATCAATGAGCTGAACAGCCTGTGGGACGCGAAAGTCAAATATGACGAGCTGAACCTCAAGCTGACCGGCAAAGATGAGAAAGAGATCCGCGAGATCCTCAACAAGCGCTATCAGTTCGCCATCAAGCGACTGGCGCAGAGCAACAGCGAAGATGTGTTCCAGCTGATGATGAACGCCTTCGCCCATGAGATCGATCCGCACACCAACTACCTCTCGCCGCGCAATACCGAGCAGTTCAACACCGAGATGAGCCTCTCCCTTGAGGGGATCGGCGCGGTGCTGCAACAGGATGATGACTACACCGTCATCAACTCCATGGTGCCGGGTGGCCCGGCGGCCAAGAGCAAAAACATCACCGTGGGCGATCGCGTGGTCGGCGTCGGCCAGAGCGGCAAGCCGATGGTGGATGTGATTGGCTGGCGTCTGGATGACGTGGTGGCACTGATTAAGGGGCCGAAGGGCAGCAAAGTGCGCCTGGAGATCCTGCCAGCTGGCAAGGGCACCAAAACCCGCACCGTGACCCTGACCCGCGAGCGCATCCGTTTGGAAGACCGCGCGGTGAAGATGACGGTGAAGAACGTCGGCAAAGAGAAAGTGGCGGTGATGGATATCCCCGGCTTCTACGTTGGCCTGACGGATGACGTCAAGGTGCAGTTGCAGAAGATGGAGAAGCAGCACGTCAACAGTCTGGTGATTGACCTGCGCACCAACGGCGGCGGCGCGCTGACCGAGGCGGTGTCGCTCTCCGGCCTGTTTATTCCTAGCGGCCCGGTGGTGCAGGTACGTGACAACAACGGCAAGGTGCGCGAAGACAGCGACACGGACGGCGTGGTCTACTACAAAGGCCCGCTGGTGGTGCTGGTTGACCGCTTCAGCGCCTCGGCGTCCGAGATCTTCGCTGCGGCGATGCAGGACTACGGCCGTGCGCTGATTGTCGGCGAACCGACCTTCGGCAAGGGCACCGTGCAGCAGTACCGCTCGCTCAACCGCATCTATGACCAGATGCTGCGCCCAGAGTGGCCGGCGCTTGGCTCAGTGCAGTACACCATCCAGAAGTTCTACCGGGTGAATGGCGGCAGTACCCAGCGTAAGGGCGTAACGCCTGATATCCTGATGCCGACCGGCGTGGAAGCGGCGGACACCGGCGAAGCGTTCGAGGATAACGCCCTGCCGTGGGACAGCATCAACGCGGCTACCTACAGCAAGACCGGCGACATGAAGCCGTTCGTGCCGGAGCTGCTGAAGGCCCACAATGACCGCATCGCCAAGGATCCTGAGTTCCAGAGCATCGCGCAGGACATTGAGAAGTACAAAGCGACCAAGGACAAGCGTGACATCGTCTCCCTCAACTTCGCCCAGCGTGAAAAAGAGAATCAGGAAGATGACGCTACCCGCCTGACGCGCATCAATGAGCGCTTCAAGCGTGAAGGGAAAAAGCCGCTGAAATCACTCGACGATCTGCCGAAGGATTACCAGCAGCCAGACCCTTACCTGGATGAGACGGCGCACATCGCGCTGGATCTGGCCGGGGAGTTGAAGACTTCAGACCAGACCACTGCCGCGAAGTAA
- the yebS gene encoding membrane integrity lipid transport subunit YebS — translation MKIESLSGPLPQAHYRRCGECDALFTLPPLQRIQVAYCPRCNARIEKGHDWSLTRLAAVAVAALVLMPFAFSEPLIAIRLLGTRITASLLDGIGLMTQQGSPLTASMVAFCTLGAPLTLVLAILYLFIGRQLGMNLRPVLLMLDRVKEWVMLDIYLIGMAVACIKVKDFADISPGPALAAYLAMLLLTLLLLIHLNVDQLWRRLYPQPRPTETPEQLRLCLACHFTGTPDSRGRCPRCHVPMRLRRRHSLQKSWAALIASMVFLLPANLLPISVIYTNGQRMEDTIFSGVVSLATSGNVPIAGIVFIASVLVPFTKVIVLLVLLLSIHFRTQQSLKTRIRLLRLVTWIGRWSMLDLFVIALMMSLINRDQLFSFTMGPAAFYFGSAVILTILAVHWLDSRLIWDAHATRNAEYAD, via the coding sequence ATGAAAATAGAGTCACTCTCCGGCCCCCTGCCGCAGGCCCACTACCGACGTTGCGGTGAATGCGACGCGCTGTTTACCCTGCCTCCGCTGCAACGCATCCAGGTCGCCTACTGCCCTCGCTGCAATGCCCGCATTGAGAAGGGCCATGACTGGTCGTTGACGCGGCTGGCGGCGGTAGCGGTGGCCGCGCTGGTGCTGATGCCCTTTGCCTTCAGCGAGCCGCTGATCGCCATCCGCCTGCTCGGTACGCGCATTACCGCCTCGCTGCTCGACGGCATCGGGCTGATGACCCAGCAAGGCTCGCCGCTCACCGCCAGCATGGTCGCCTTCTGTACCCTCGGCGCGCCGCTAACGCTGGTGCTGGCGATCCTCTACCTGTTTATCGGCCGCCAGCTGGGGATGAACCTACGGCCGGTGCTGTTGATGCTGGATCGCGTCAAGGAGTGGGTGATGCTCGACATCTACCTGATTGGCATGGCGGTAGCCTGCATCAAGGTCAAGGATTTCGCCGACATCTCCCCCGGCCCGGCGCTGGCCGCCTATCTGGCGATGCTGCTGCTGACGCTGCTGTTGCTGATCCACCTCAACGTTGACCAGCTCTGGCGGCGGCTCTACCCGCAGCCGCGGCCCACGGAGACGCCTGAGCAGCTGCGCCTCTGTTTGGCGTGCCACTTCACCGGCACCCCCGACAGCCGTGGCCGCTGCCCGCGCTGCCATGTGCCGATGCGCCTGCGCCGCCGCCACAGCCTGCAAAAGAGCTGGGCGGCGCTGATTGCCTCGATGGTCTTCCTGCTACCGGCCAACCTGCTGCCCATCTCGGTGATCTACACCAATGGCCAGCGGATGGAGGACACCATCTTCTCTGGCGTGGTCTCCCTCGCCACCTCCGGCAATGTGCCGATTGCTGGCATTGTCTTCATCGCCAGCGTGCTGGTGCCGTTTACCAAGGTTATCGTGCTGCTGGTGCTGCTGCTCAGCATCCATTTCCGTACCCAGCAGAGCCTGAAAACCCGTATCCGCTTGCTGCGTCTGGTGACCTGGATTGGCCGCTGGTCGATGCTGGATCTGTTTGTGATTGCGCTGATGATGTCACTCATCAACCGCGATCAACTCTTCTCGTTTACTATGGGGCCGGCTGCTTTCTACTTTGGCAGCGCGGTGATCTTAACTATTCTTGCCGTTCACTGGCTGGATAGCCGTTTGATTTGGGATGCACATGCAACAAGAAACGCCGAATACGCCGACTGA
- the kdgR gene encoding DNA-binding transcriptional regulator KdgR, giving the protein MAIADLDKQPDSVSSVLKVFGILQALGEEREIGITELSQRVMMSKSTVYRFLQTMKSLGYVAQEGESEKYSLTLKLFELGAKALQNVDLIRSADIEMRELSKLTRETIHLGALDEDSIVYIHKIDSMYNLRMYSRIGRRNPLHSTAIGKVLLAWRDRNDVAEILSQVEFTRSTTRTVGSAEELMPVLETVREQGYGEDNEEQEEGLRCLAVPVFDRFGVVIAGLSMSFPTIRFSEEAKAHYVEMLHTAARNISEQMGYHDYPF; this is encoded by the coding sequence ATGGCGATTGCAGATCTTGATAAACAACCCGATTCCGTCTCATCCGTGCTGAAAGTCTTCGGCATCCTTCAGGCGCTGGGGGAGGAGCGGGAGATCGGCATCACCGAACTTTCGCAGCGGGTGATGATGTCCAAGAGCACCGTCTACCGTTTTCTGCAGACCATGAAGTCATTGGGCTATGTCGCGCAGGAGGGGGAGTCGGAGAAGTATTCACTGACGCTGAAGCTGTTTGAGCTGGGTGCCAAGGCGCTGCAAAACGTCGATCTGATCCGTAGCGCGGACATCGAGATGCGTGAACTCTCCAAATTGACGCGCGAGACCATCCACCTCGGGGCGCTGGATGAGGACAGCATCGTCTACATCCACAAAATTGACTCGATGTATAACCTGCGCATGTACTCGCGCATTGGCCGCCGCAACCCGCTGCACAGCACCGCCATCGGCAAGGTGCTGCTCGCCTGGCGTGACCGTAATGACGTGGCTGAAATCCTGTCGCAGGTGGAGTTCACCCGCAGTACCACGCGTACCGTGGGCAGCGCCGAGGAGCTGATGCCGGTGCTGGAGACGGTGCGCGAGCAGGGCTACGGTGAGGACAATGAGGAGCAGGAGGAGGGGCTGCGCTGCCTGGCGGTGCCGGTCTTTGACCGCTTTGGGGTGGTGATTGCTGGCCTGAGCATGTCCTTCCCCACCATCCGTTTCTCGGAAGAGGCCAAGGCCCACTACGTGGAGATGCTGCACACCGCCGCCCGCAATATCTCTGAGCAGATGGGCTACCACGACTACCCCTTCTAA
- a CDS encoding GAF domain-containing protein: MNKEAFYTELKRDMGALLAGETNFIATLSNASALLYERLEGVNWAGFYLMDGKTLVLGPFQGKIACVRIPVGKGVCGTAVAEGTIQRVADVHAFPGHIACDAASNAEIVLPLRVNGEVIGVLDIDSTVYNRFDQEDETGLAAVVETLCTLLEACEAGKYVRLSHDD; the protein is encoded by the coding sequence ATGAATAAAGAAGCATTCTACACCGAATTAAAACGTGACATGGGCGCGCTGCTGGCCGGCGAGACCAACTTTATCGCCACCCTCTCCAACGCCAGCGCGCTGCTCTATGAGCGCCTGGAGGGCGTCAACTGGGCCGGGTTCTACCTGATGGATGGTAAAACGCTGGTGCTCGGGCCGTTCCAGGGCAAGATTGCCTGCGTGCGCATCCCGGTTGGGAAGGGCGTGTGCGGCACCGCCGTGGCCGAGGGCACCATTCAGCGCGTGGCGGACGTCCATGCGTTCCCAGGCCACATCGCGTGCGACGCTGCCAGCAATGCCGAAATTGTCCTGCCGCTGCGGGTCAATGGCGAAGTGATTGGCGTGCTGGATATCGACAGCACCGTCTATAACCGCTTCGACCAGGAGGACGAAACCGGTCTGGCGGCCGTGGTCGAGACGCTCTGCACCCTGCTGGAAGCATGTGAAGCAGGAAAATATGTTCGCCTTTCTCACGATGATTAA
- the rhaS gene encoding HTH-type transcriptional activator RhaS: protein MYTLRSDDYFPHREDAVALAFREPQEPFPEHTHDFNEIFIVDGGSGLHVLNDFPYTINCGMCFYINASDRHLFEQVDDLRLVNILYRPSDNFTFIKNFTHLLPTPDDGCVWNISPTLKKALKSLLDEMRQETSPVPLIEQCRQETLFLRILLLLHQGRYRISHSDSNQDKLQQILLYLQQNPLDEVNWEALAERFYITPRTLHRQFLSHTGQTPQKYLNTLRLNRAKYQIQSSDDTLTEIAFACGFSDSNNFSTSFKKAFGISPSQLRKSLHYN, encoded by the coding sequence ATGTATACCTTGCGCAGTGATGACTACTTCCCGCACCGGGAAGATGCGGTGGCCCTGGCATTCCGTGAGCCTCAGGAACCCTTCCCAGAGCACACCCATGACTTCAACGAAATCTTCATTGTTGACGGCGGCAGCGGCCTGCATGTGTTGAACGACTTCCCGTACACCATCAACTGCGGCATGTGCTTTTACATCAACGCCAGCGACCGCCATCTGTTTGAGCAGGTGGATGACCTGCGGCTGGTCAATATCCTCTACCGGCCCAGTGATAACTTCACCTTTATCAAAAACTTCACTCACCTGCTGCCAACGCCGGATGATGGCTGTGTCTGGAACATTAGCCCGACACTGAAAAAGGCGCTGAAAAGCCTGCTGGATGAGATGCGGCAGGAGACCAGCCCGGTGCCCCTGATTGAGCAGTGCCGCCAGGAGACGCTGTTCCTGCGCATTCTGCTGCTGTTGCATCAGGGCCGCTACCGCATCAGCCACAGCGACTCCAATCAGGATAAGCTGCAACAGATTCTGCTCTATCTACAGCAAAACCCGCTGGACGAGGTGAACTGGGAGGCGCTTGCTGAACGGTTTTATATCACGCCGCGCACCCTACACCGCCAGTTCCTCAGCCACACCGGCCAGACGCCCCAAAAATACCTCAACACCCTGCGGCTCAACCGGGCGAAGTACCAGATCCAATCCTCGGATGACACCCTGACCGAAATCGCCTTCGCCTGCGGTTTCAGCGACAGCAACAATTTTTCCACCTCGTTTAAAAAGGCGTTTGGCATCAGTCCCAGCCAGCTGCGCAAGTCCCTGCACTATAATTGA